The segment aaagttcttctcgagaactataatgctacagtttgtgagattcctatgcaaggatcctcaaattgtgtaaactctaatgtagtggaaccaagagttatctttcttaatgttctgtacagtctgagagttattcctcttgaagtggaactcttctacgttcagtttttcaggttgtgtacgtgcggtcccaccgcagtgctacacattttcattcctatgttactatttatgttgttcaagccaaccataaacctcggaccattactgggtccccaaaaaggggttcaatgtttaaaatagaaaaagcaaatgctacaaaatgtaatgttacaaggaactgctgttcaggtgagcgatgtggcccatgggcctcttgttttctctGTACCATCAAAATTTTCTGATAACTTGGTGAGTACCTGATCTAACTATAAAACTGCTATTTTTGAAGAGAAATGAATGGCATTCTAGGATGAAGTTAACCACATTTCTAAAGAGTATGACATCTGCGTGgtattgcatgtatatataaaacatattaaaatcatggccagttttttttttataacttcgTTAAGTCCAATCTatcatgtacagtgtatatacattgtatcacaGCTATAGTTTACCGTCTGCTGAAAAAAACACATCCTTTATCCAAGTTATTTCACCACTTTGAGTAATTTATAACCGGAGTGTATTGCAGATACACCAAAAGTCAAATTTTCGTAAGTAACCATTCCAAAGCCAGCTTGTCGAATCATCGCAGCAAATTTTTTCTGGaagtcaccaaaaaaaaaaaaccatcaaaatGCATTACTCATGGAATGTAAAATTTCTGTATTATAAACAACTTTaacatttgctttaaaaaaaaatgttttgaatgatAAAGTTATGAATGACTTAAGTCAAAGATTTATCAatggctgggtttttttttttttatcatactcTAGCACCTTTTGGACAACTTGACTCCTAAAACATGTACCATACAAgcttttattatatgattgattaattttaattcCTAACTCTCTGGTTGGCTCACATCCAACGATCTAGAAAAAATAGAAAGTTACATTCACCTGCAAATCTTTATCAACAGATTACCTGATTTGGAAACTGCCTGATGCTTTCCACCAAATACTGGTAAGATTTCCAGTCCCGAGCCAGAACTTGGCCCATCACTGGAATAACTTCAAATGAATAGGAGTCATATAATCTGAAAACAacaaatacaatacatgtactagtaaataTCCATCTCTGGCCTTCATCATAATCATCCaacaaataaattcaattttcattaatttcattaTATGGTCATTTAACAatactaaatatttaaatttacagagtattttcatttagaattcaaatttcaaaataataatagtaattTGGATACTATCAAGACAGCAAATACCTCCTTAAACCTAAATTATTGACTTGACTAAATTCCAAACACATAAACCGTCCTCCTGGCTTCAACACCCTGAATGCTTCAGTTAAAACCTGTCATGAacaagaacaaaataaaaaaaacattcctcTTCTATATAATagacaaataattttattgtagTTACATATCAGTTTGAAGTTGACCTATTATAAGTTGTACATGGTCAGTTAACTCTGAATATGGAGAAAAATGACATTGATTGGCTATTTTTTGTCTGCTGTTCTAtccatgtacattgtacatttttacatgGTGTTCACATAACTGTagttaatcaattattttttttttacaaaatttacaaatgtaaGAAGGGggtattattaaataaaatgttgtcaaaacagaataaaTCTCTAGATTTGGAAGAATAATGTGCATTTCACAGAGCTGATTTGCAAAGAGCACACATTAAATGAGATTCTGATAGCCAATTTGAAAGAATCTTACTTTATCAACATGGGTACAGTTGCGGATTCCATAAGCTATTGTATAAGCATCAAAACTGTTGTCCTCAAAAGGTAAACATTCTGCATTGCCTTGAACCCAGTCGATACCTAGCAAATACATGCAGAACAAAGaagtaagaaatacatgtataatataactGTACTTAAAGGAGGCATAAAACATCTTCATTTTGTGATGTACTTTCTtccaaaatgaaagaaaaaatgagtTCACTTTAATTGACAATGTTATACACATAATGAATGGAAAttaaatatgcattaaatacaaaatatgaataTCCTTTTATCAAAGGATCCAAAATTCAAAAGGGCTGCATGAAACTCCCCAAAATAttacagaatcaaaatttcctaGTAATGTGCACATCTATACATTGAGTACTAAATACCCACAAAGTTGTATGGAATTCTGTGCAGTGGTTTAAGAGGAGTTGCCCtcacaaaacaagaggcccaggggccacatcgttcacctgagcaacacttgctttaactctgatcaaataagcattacagtatcaaaatcaaaatatcttgaaaactaagtacagtagatcttgctcaaaattttttaaaaatctgccgATTTCTATCAACATATTTTCATGGTAAATATCAAGCTCCTATTGTTGTTGTAgctgtaaaaagatttttctctattcttaTATATAACCCCCATCCCCCCACTTTATGGCCccacttttttctaaaaatcatggtttgatcaaattttaatctGCAAATCAAACCTgcgctttcacacaagttacgtACTGCTTTTTGGAttaaaaactttcccagaatatttttaaagatttttctctatatattcctatacatgtaaaaatgcatcccccattgtggccccacccaaccccaagggaccatgattttaacaaatttaaatctacactatctgaggatgctcctAATCCAAACTGAGCTTTTCTTGCCTAATAATTtgttagaagaagatttttaaagattttctctatatattcttatgtaaaaattcatcccccctggggaccatggggaccatgatttgaacaaacttgaatctacactacctagggatgctttcacacaagtttaaacttttCTGGCcgaaaagtttttgagaagaagatttttaaagattctctCTATACATTCTTATGTAATAATCCATCCGGGCATCCCTCAATTGTGGCTCCATCCTAcacctggggaccatgatttgaacaaacttgaatctacactatctgaggatgcttccatacaagttacagcttttctggcctaatattttttagaagaagtgttcaataattctaaattatctctcctttaaagagggtgtggaccttcatttgaacaaacttgaatcccaaatgatgctttgtgccaagtttggttgaaatctggagaagaagatgaaaatgtgagaagtttacaacaacgacaacgcgGCCAACACCAACAGAcaatggacaaattttgatcagaaaagctcacttgagctttcagctcaggtgagctaaaaacaggACCGTCAAGATTTCTGAGAACTTACCTGTAAATATCCCTGCTTCTTCAGCTCGAGATTTCCCGACATTCAACATTTCCTGGTTTATATCACACACTGTCACATGAGAAGTGTCTTCTTTATAACctgataaatcaattttttcctCCTCAGCATAATCACTTGGAATAGAATAAGCTCCAGCTTCTATATTTGTTGGAATTGAAAAACTTTCCTCAACCATGATTGGATCATCATTCTGGGACTGTATGTACTGAAGAAACCTAAATGCAATGTCTcctgaaatattttataaaaatcatttcatttgatGTTCAACAAATAATCTGAcagtatgtaaatattttttttatgttatgtaTCATAGTATCATTAGTATGACTGCATGTATTTACGTACAATAATTGTATCACATAcattaaagtacattgtacatgtaccgtaataaaaaatgatacataTGCCAATAATGCATATGAATTATATGCACCTGTAGCATTATATAAGTAATAGTGCAGTGGGTTTTTGGATACTTTACCCTAGTTCATATTTCCCCCACTTCTTATTTTAGCAAAGCATACCTGTGCCACCAGCAACATCTAAAAGCTTTGTCCCTTCTACTGGAGCCATTCTGTGGATGAAATGGTCTTTCCATAGTCTGTGTATACCAAAGCTCATGGCATCATTCATCAAGTCATACTTTCCAGCAACATTCTTGAAGACTTCGTAAACTGGGTAAAGATACATATGTTTTATAACAAAGTTATGATAAAGAAATAGGTAGACATCAAATTAATGTGTTAAAAGCAAGACATTGTTAATGAGTCATAGAGCAAAAACAATCTCTAAGTTAAATTTCACAGCATGAAAATAATAGACAAAACTCCGCTGATACATATTTAAAAGTGTCCAACTTATTTCCAATTTGGTGAATTGAATTGAAACTAATGAGAAATTACATATCAAGtttgatatttgttaaaattgatcAACAGTTGATGAAGAAAAATTTTTTATACGACTCATTTTTATTACTAATAGCATCGGTGCCAATAGGTGACATGtgttgcttatgcaatactctcaaaaTGCTTGTTGATACATTTATTAGGATTAAATTCTGATATTATTCATAGTTATAATGATGCAATTAACAAGATAATTTGAACCCCTACCTACCAGATTATGAGTAAATATCTCAGTATTGGTTCATGTATAAAAATTGTACATATGACTAAAGTTattcaccaaaatttgaatgcatactataataatttcaaagatgtaggaaataatgtttaaaagaataGGTTTGGCTCTTATCATCACCAAATTTATGCACTGTAGTTGTGCAAGTAATGTTAGCTGTTATTTAATTGATTCACAAGTCCTTCTCCAAAATAAATATGGAAGTAGTGAATACTGAATATAACTTTAAATTTGATAAGTACCCCTTTGTTCAGCGATGTGAAAAAGAGGCTCAATGGCTACATTGCTCACCTGGATTAGTaataaaattcttgataaatAAGTAAGTTTTCATTATTGCAGAAtaaattttttgcatgtaaaatttgttttattaaatatcaatattttctaATGGAACGAAACTTGGATGCCCCTCAAAAGGCCATATAAGTATTATTGTATTTGTTCTAAATTGATACTGGTTTAATGAAATTCTGAAGGAGAAAATGGATGCATATATGGTCATAACAAATATTGTTTGACAGAACAGATGCATTGAGATAAGAAGATGTGATTCTTGGACTGTTCATCAACAGATTTGTTAATTTAAAGATATATGTGAAGCTTTTGTAACAAGACACCATCTTtggcatatacatatattaccgagCTCAGCGAGAGGTGGGCTCAGCCTGCCTCGCAAAGTGACTTCATGGTAATTAACaggtatatataagaaaatcagtgaaaaatagaaattgaattCATGGTACTAAGAgctaaaaaattttcttccagctCATGCGCACCGCCATATTTGCTgccattttgttcaacaaaattAACTCATTCATTAAATGAGTGGCGCTTTTTATGTTTATAGGCCTTCTCAGCGTTCGGCAAGACTTCCCAAGATTATGTTGTTGGagataaacaaacattttggCTTGTATATGTTAGATAGGGAATTTCTACACCGGAGGTTAGACTTCACAAGAATCTGCAGACCTATTGTCCATTAACTCTCATAAAAACTTTCCAAGCTTTCAATCGAAAGGTCTATACAAACCAGATACGTTTCAACATAATTACATTGCTGTAATCAGGAGATAAGACTATATACTTTCACGCATGTCTTATTAAATCATTAGGGGGAAAAAACCCATTAACTTCAAGGAACCAATCTCTTAGATACTGATTGATAAAGtgtaaatagaaaaataaatcaacctTTCATAGTGACCGCAGCGAGtcggcgcgaagcgccgctccatagacaacgtgtacgaacggagaaAACttgagttgaaatctgcacattgttcaaagaaatttttatgagGCAACGTGAAAAAGTTCTACATATCCCAATAATCCTTTGTGGTGCATAGCAAAATggtggaacaggaagcgtttctaaggaaaattcttacctcttAATCGTATACATCTTTTTCATTTATAACaacaaaaatcctttaaaaacactaaagtaaacaacacatatatgcttacatataaaactgtacCTATCTGAACTTTTGTTGACATATGATGTCATTTCCTTTCCCAAATTTTTCCGACAATTTACGAGAACTGTCGAGCCAAAAGAAAGTTAAGTATGATGTCACAGTGACTTTGCGCAATATAAATTTAGAGGTTGATGAAGCATATGTACTGGGTGTAACGTGTAGTAAgtactcagtatcagtgttaaTGGTGACTCttcggctgattagttttgttttgatcatattttttttgcttaagTAAGTTAAGTTCTATACTTAACTGACTTTCATATTGATCCAATTGTAATATGCATGCGtgaggtaggtgacaaaaaattattttaaaaatgtctacaACGCATATATATAGCatacaaaaattaacaaattataaacGAATTGATGATACAGAGGAAAATAACAACAAAGAAGAAAATGGGAAATAACATATTCTGACAAGCAGTTTACTAGTtttgtttactgattttaattatcattattaaaaagtaaaggaatgataaaacattattgtctttttataaaaaaaaaatcaaacggcTTTgattcaacatattttaataagtctgttttacatttaatttttgctcagtggtagtttgtttaagtgtattAGCCTAAAATGGAAAATTGGAATGAAGGTTTGATAACTTTGGGTTCCTTGCAGTgataaaagttttcgagacaaagccaaagttttgAGGTTGGGGCAAGTCAACAAGTTAatgttgcatttaacaatgatgagagATGTTTGGTTCCTTCTGCGcgcgccccaacggtcacaccgtaaaacatattatggaTACACTCGAATAagcattgaaaaaaagaaataaaaaattctcaGTATCACGTATCATGTATTTATCTTCAGCAATTTCCGAACtccccaaaaaaaacaacttttacgTTTTACGTataaaacatgacgtcataatgttgACTAAGCACACAACGTTTAGTTTAGCTTTGGCTTCAGATTTGAGTTGGTTTGTGTCAAACCATAAAATTCTGCGCTCAATCCAACGGTCACactgtttacattttaatgaaacatttctTAAGCTTTGTCTTATGAAATACACAGAGTCGGCATCATTGCAATGAACTGATGAATAGTAATAATAACCTCTCTCCTCTTTCTCATCTTCGGCGACAGTCTCAAATCCAAAATGTGTTTCTCTACTTTCATTTTTGGGCCgtgtttcattttttgttgctgaatttgttgataaaaacctGTAAATAAAATTTGCTAATGGTTTTTCGTTGCGACAGCAAAAACCACTGATTTTCAA is part of the Magallana gigas chromosome 3, xbMagGiga1.1, whole genome shotgun sequence genome and harbors:
- the LOC105329444 gene encoding ubiquinone/menaquinone biosynthesis C-methyltransferase UbiE, coding for MAAPLKISGFCCRNEKPLANFIYRFLSTNSATKNETRPKNESRETHFGFETVAEDEKEERVYEVFKNVAGKYDLMNDAMSFGIHRLWKDHFIHRMAPVEGTKLLDVAGGTGDIAFRFLQYIQSQNDDPIMVEESFSIPTNIEAGAYSIPSDYAEEEKIDLSGYKEDTSHVTVCDINQEMLNVGKSRAEEAGIFTGIDWVQGNAECLPFEDNSFDAYTIAYGIRNCTHVDKVLTEAFRVLKPGGRFMCLEFSQVNNLGLRRLYDSYSFEVIPVMGQVLARDWKSYQYLVESIRQFPNQKKFAAMIRQAGFGMVTYENLTFGVSAIHSGYKLLKVVK